From Bacteroidales bacterium, one genomic window encodes:
- a CDS encoding GatB/YqeY domain-containing protein, with protein MSLFDTVSEDIKKAMLAKEKDKLEALRAVKTAFLLARTESGANGELSSDAELKIIQKLVKQRKETAEIYQQQSRPDLAEKELLEASVIEQYLPEQMSDEELEKSLKSIIQRVGATEPSHMGKVMGIATKELSGKADGKAISVKVKQLLGA; from the coding sequence ATGAGTCTGTTTGATACTGTAAGTGAAGACATCAAAAAAGCAATGCTTGCTAAGGAAAAAGATAAACTGGAGGCGCTCAGGGCTGTCAAAACAGCTTTTCTTCTGGCACGCACCGAGTCCGGAGCCAACGGGGAACTTTCTTCCGATGCGGAATTAAAGATCATACAAAAACTAGTAAAACAACGTAAGGAAACTGCTGAAATATACCAGCAGCAATCCCGCCCCGACCTGGCAGAAAAAGAATTGCTCGAAGCGTCTGTTATCGAACAATATCTTCCGGAGCAAATGAGTGATGAAGAATTGGAAAAATCGTTGAAATCAATCATCCAACGGGTAGGTGCAACAGAACCTTCCCATATGGGAAAAGTGATGGGGATCGCGACCAAAGAATTGTCGGGAAAGGCAGATGGAAAAGCCATTTCCGTAAAAGTGAAACAATTGCTGGGGGCATGA